From the genome of Excalfactoria chinensis isolate bCotChi1 chromosome 14, bCotChi1.hap2, whole genome shotgun sequence, one region includes:
- the DHRS7B gene encoding dehydrogenase/reductase SDR family member 7B isoform X1 has product MHRTSGRGHGDGGCQAAQKGRLMDLTSTVIIPLLFGSLGLFSLFRLLQWMRMRAYLRGAVVVVTGATSGLGKECAKAFHAAGSKLVLCGRDSDKLKDLAQELSAMTDHRKNIHKPHTVVFDLSDTKTILNAAEEILKYLGHVDILINNAGISYRGTIVDTGLDVDKKVMETNYFGPIALTKALLPSMIKRRQGHIVAISSVQGKISIPFRSAYAASKHATQAFFDCLRAEVEQYDIDVTVISPGYIQTNLSLNAVTADGSRYGVMDKNTAEGQTAAEVAQVVLYAVGQKKKEVLVAGLKPSLAVYLRNLFPRLFFNLMATRAKKERKIKDS; this is encoded by the exons ATGCACCGCACTTCCGGCCGTGGCCATGGTGACGGAGGCTGCCAG GCTGCTCAGAAAGGAAGACTCATGGATCTCACATCCACTGTCATCATCCCGCTGCTTTTTGGCAGCCTGGGGCTCTTCTCCCTTTTCCGGCTGCTGCAGTGGATGCGGATGCGTGCCTACCTGCGAGGAGCAGTGGTGGTGGTCACAGGGGCCACCTCTGGCCTGGGAAAAG AATGTGCAAAGGCCTTCCATGCAGCTGGATCCAAGCTGGTGCTCTGTGGCAGAGACAGTGATAAACTCAAAGACCTGGCACAGGAACTTTCTGCCATGACCGATCACCGGAAGAAC ATACACAAACCTCACACTGTGGTGTTTGACCTCTCGGACACTAAAACCATACTAAATGCTGCTGAAGAGATTCTGAAGTACCTGGGTCACGTGGACATACTGATCAACAACGCAGGCATCAGTTACCGAGGCACAATTGTAGACACAGGTCTGGATGTGGACAAGAAAGTGATGGAGACAAACTATTTTGGTCCCATAGCCCTCACCAAAG CGCTTCTCCCCTCCATGATCAAGAGGAGACAAGGCCATATTGTGGCCATCAGCAGCGTTCAAGGCAAAATAAGCATTCCTTTCAGATCAGCAT ATGCTGCCTCTAAACATGCTACCCAGGCCTTCTTTGACTGTCTGCGAGCAGAGGTTGAGCAGTATGACATTGACGTGACAGTTATAAGCCCTGGATACATTCAAACAAACCTTTCTCTCAATGCTGTAACAGCAGATGGATCTCGCTATGGGG TTATGGACAAGAACACCGCTGAAGGCCAGACGGCTGCAGAGGTCGCTCAGGTGGTTCTCTATGCAGTGGggcagaagaagaaggaagtcCTTGTAGCTGGCCTAAAACCCTCCCTGGCTGTATACCTACGAAACCTCTTTCCCAGGCTTTTCTTCAACTTAATGGCAACTAGAgcaaaaaaggagagaaaaataaaggactCTTAG
- the DHRS7B gene encoding dehydrogenase/reductase SDR family member 7B isoform X2, producing MVTEAARKAAQKGRLMDLTSTVIIPLLFGSLGLFSLFRLLQWMRMRAYLRGAVVVVTGATSGLGKECAKAFHAAGSKLVLCGRDSDKLKDLAQELSAMTDHRKNIHKPHTVVFDLSDTKTILNAAEEILKYLGHVDILINNAGISYRGTIVDTGLDVDKKVMETNYFGPIALTKALLPSMIKRRQGHIVAISSVQGKISIPFRSAYAASKHATQAFFDCLRAEVEQYDIDVTVISPGYIQTNLSLNAVTADGSRYGVMDKNTAEGQTAAEVAQVVLYAVGQKKKEVLVAGLKPSLAVYLRNLFPRLFFNLMATRAKKERKIKDS from the exons ATGGTGACGGAGGCTGCCAG GAAGGCTGCTCAGAAAGGAAGACTCATGGATCTCACATCCACTGTCATCATCCCGCTGCTTTTTGGCAGCCTGGGGCTCTTCTCCCTTTTCCGGCTGCTGCAGTGGATGCGGATGCGTGCCTACCTGCGAGGAGCAGTGGTGGTGGTCACAGGGGCCACCTCTGGCCTGGGAAAAG AATGTGCAAAGGCCTTCCATGCAGCTGGATCCAAGCTGGTGCTCTGTGGCAGAGACAGTGATAAACTCAAAGACCTGGCACAGGAACTTTCTGCCATGACCGATCACCGGAAGAAC ATACACAAACCTCACACTGTGGTGTTTGACCTCTCGGACACTAAAACCATACTAAATGCTGCTGAAGAGATTCTGAAGTACCTGGGTCACGTGGACATACTGATCAACAACGCAGGCATCAGTTACCGAGGCACAATTGTAGACACAGGTCTGGATGTGGACAAGAAAGTGATGGAGACAAACTATTTTGGTCCCATAGCCCTCACCAAAG CGCTTCTCCCCTCCATGATCAAGAGGAGACAAGGCCATATTGTGGCCATCAGCAGCGTTCAAGGCAAAATAAGCATTCCTTTCAGATCAGCAT ATGCTGCCTCTAAACATGCTACCCAGGCCTTCTTTGACTGTCTGCGAGCAGAGGTTGAGCAGTATGACATTGACGTGACAGTTATAAGCCCTGGATACATTCAAACAAACCTTTCTCTCAATGCTGTAACAGCAGATGGATCTCGCTATGGGG TTATGGACAAGAACACCGCTGAAGGCCAGACGGCTGCAGAGGTCGCTCAGGTGGTTCTCTATGCAGTGGggcagaagaagaaggaagtcCTTGTAGCTGGCCTAAAACCCTCCCTGGCTGTATACCTACGAAACCTCTTTCCCAGGCTTTTCTTCAACTTAATGGCAACTAGAgcaaaaaaggagagaaaaataaaggactCTTAG
- the TMEM11 gene encoding transmembrane protein 11, mitochondrial yields the protein MAAWGRRRAGPGSTNSGGRERVTLSSTDCYIVHEIYNGENAQDQFEYELEQALEAQYKYIVIEPTRIGDETARWITVGNCLHKTAVLAGTTCLFTPLALPVDYSHYISLPAGVLSMACCTLYGISWQFDPCCKYQVEYDAYKLSRLPLHTLTSSTPVVLVRKDDLHRKRLHNTIALAALVYCVKKIYELYAV from the exons ATGGCGGCGTGGGGAAGGAGGCGCGCTGGCCCCGGCAGCACCAACAGCGGCGGCCGGGAGAG GGTCACCTTGTCCTCCACAGACTGTTACATTGTGCATGAGATCTACAATGGAGAGAATGCTCAGGACCAGTTTGAGTACGAGCTGGAGCAGGCCCTGGAAGCGCAGTACAAATACATAGTGATAGAGCCCACTCGCATCGGGGATGAGACGGCCCGCTGGATCACCGTTGGGAACTGCCTGCACAAGACGGCCGTGTTAGCGGGCACCACATGCCTCTTCACCCCTTTGGCACTGCCAGTAGATTATTCTCACTACATCTCCCTGCCTGCTGGTGTGCTGAGCATGGCTTGCTGCACCCTTTATGGTATCTCTTGGCAGTTCGATCCTTGTTGCAAGTACCAAGTAGAGTATGATGCCTATAAACTTTCCCGCCTGCCCTTGCATACGCTCACCTCCTCCACTCCGGTGGTACTGGTGAGGAAGGACGACCTGCACAGAAAGAGACTGCATAACACGATAGCACTCGCTGCCCTGGTGTACTGTGTAAAGAAGATCTATGAACTCTACGCTGTATGA
- the NATD1 gene encoding protein NATD1: protein MAHSAPLGLLEQGCPIQVEHDRKRRQFTVRLNGCHDRAVLLYEYVGKRIVDLQHTEVPDAYRGRGIAKHLAKAALDFVVEEDLKAHLTCWYIQKYVKENPLPQYLEHLQP, encoded by the exons ATGGCGCACTCGGCGCCGCTCGGCCTtctggagcagggctgccccatccaGGTGGAGCACGATCGGAAGCGGCGGCAGTTCACCGTGCGGCTGAACG GTTGCCATGACCGAGCGGTGCTGCTCTATGAGTATGTGGGGAAGCGCATTGTGGACCTGCAGCACACCGAGGTGCCGGATGCCTATCGGGGAAGAGGGATAGCCAAGCACCTTGCAAAG GCAGCCCTGGACTTTGTGGTGGAGGAGGACCTGAAAGCTCACCTGACTTGCTGGTACATTCAGAAATACGTCAAGGAGAACCCGCTGCCGCAGTACCTGGAACACTTGCAGCCTTAA